Proteins co-encoded in one Halorussus vallis genomic window:
- the yjjX gene encoding inosine/xanthosine triphosphatase, which produces MRVGVGSTNPVKRRATEAAFESLESTASDTAASETTATDSTPVESVAVESVAVASGVSEQPFGERETVAGAENRARNALDSGEYDLGVGLEGGVAEAEGVDGLFLVMWAAATDGERVGRGAGPRLRLPDAIADRIRDGEELGPVMDDVLGEDDVAKKQGAAGALTAGIVDREGALADAVAGALGPFVTGLYE; this is translated from the coding sequence ATGCGAGTCGGCGTCGGCAGCACGAACCCCGTCAAGCGCCGCGCGACCGAGGCGGCCTTCGAGAGCCTGGAATCGACCGCGTCGGACACCGCGGCGTCCGAAACGACCGCGACCGACTCGACTCCAGTCGAGTCGGTCGCGGTCGAATCGGTCGCGGTCGCCTCCGGCGTGAGCGAACAGCCGTTCGGCGAGCGCGAAACCGTCGCCGGGGCCGAGAACCGTGCGCGGAACGCCCTCGATTCGGGCGAGTACGACCTCGGCGTCGGCCTCGAAGGCGGCGTCGCCGAGGCCGAGGGCGTCGACGGCCTCTTCCTGGTCATGTGGGCCGCCGCGACCGACGGCGAACGCGTCGGCCGCGGCGCGGGACCGCGCTTGCGCCTCCCGGACGCTATCGCCGACCGAATCCGTGACGGCGAGGAACTCGGGCCGGTGATGGACGACGTACTCGGCGAGGACGACGTTGCGAAGAAGCAGGGCGCGGCGGGCGCGCTGACGGCCGGCATCGTAGACCGCGAGGGTGCGCTGGCCGACGCCGTGGCCGGCGCGCTCGGACCGTTCGTCACAGGACTGTACGAGTAG